Proteins encoded in a region of the Lepeophtheirus salmonis chromosome 6, UVic_Lsal_1.4, whole genome shotgun sequence genome:
- the LOC121120827 gene encoding telomerase-binding protein EST1A, with product MSGARTGSPPSCGSTRSGSNNKSNGKGRPSRRVKEDEGRRKRPEVEHYKPPGAKKGGCEKKNGSVNPTPCATNSNANADPSSNGLLKYGNGEPKEKNDVQGGGAPNNGAPFKSKASKKRNHRKEKPPKKTETSGGIKNGHEGDSVPTEQTKKRATPPRSKPINGHPDSPTLRKSNRNNRKDASGDNHPPRDRRNWNGSRSSKSGHHDKSQVPRSKEVEKHHEEVIEYHHELSSRKTSLSSPTDSSKQSPLFRVEESLSERVNDWSLEVEMEDEKKKREKESERLRPRESHNNNARHVPPKQIRISPPSNKNAGGIIRIPSGGVESNNWRLRDEKINSSPAKEENDPYRRQSRVLYDPKNPNKHIPVRNNSGHPSMSRDHIPSQDFFPPSYNGVSSMVPPHSIDVSRLPHPHAPLNYQHPIPYGLSLRPNGPEWYDVFNSRIYGNDKHDINNISLIVRCDLRIYEITMHGSWELLSQLWDTEVAECRQNILKAFEELLKSDLVFCLKHNVEFHIWKIAFWNLTEVLKILLAKEESQELRSIIKSRISQLIDEGIEFYERALKLLDETYEIDLESYYDILKPRPSDKFQRCVLVTAQNCLICLGDLARYKEQVNESCNFGKTRHYYIKATSIETRNAKPFHMMAVLSNMAKRKLDAIYYHMRCLQCKNAFRTDQQSLTVIFEEFKKNWEANERKKIIDKERKLRNSEREKEGSHNLIKGTRLRNEIWIKSEGGRRLHRTTSARESETIDVEDIELMEMNSMDLCKRFITTFIYLLGKLFTYIDMDSFPLALEILQKEFRVLISRSPLPIDVKSLVQIMAMNMFIIEHTKMKNGDTHNYRSSMQNAALQLSFEMFGILIERCNQIFQKIIPEFQSGERSLLEDEDLSILLPPVKVWCDWMLGNNDTWYPVVSEDPFNQLAILATHLEKLKPLMRPVLSSFVCEDTSKENVQAYNLIKLEEDAILCGLTPWFRGMDWASYRRYYPKDASYSSKLAHEVRRYDAINFCVEFLEGLESPILKWSLPDNAHISLVENNELSSAVDKVNAKLSNMLACQQDILEESYSEDESDAKDVLDCDISIPNEEIRALKHRKEILERQRMAEEREMVNMQKKILADHVSVTLEIRPQYLVADTNCFVDHLDGIKALVASSQYHLRVPLVVLNELDGLSKGARPSKYSSQEHANMVSDNARRALNFLRNRPRNTKCVTSRGVVINYFGITSEEDPNYEKKNDDLILDICLNLSSNKEETKGNMRIVYRDVVLLTDDRNLKLKAHITDIPVNKFIDFFNWAKCS from the coding sequence ATGTCAGGAGCTCGGACGGGATCCCCTCCTAGTTGTGGTTCTACTCGCAGTGGATCCAATAATAAGAGTAATGGGAAGGGACGGCCTTCGAGGAGAGTGAAGGAAGATGAAGGTCGGAGGAAGAGGCCTGAGGTGGAGCATTACAAGCCTCCGGGGGCGAAGAAAGGAGGGTGTGAGAAGAAGAACGGGAGCGTGAATCCCACTCCCTGTGCTACTAACAGCAACGCCAATGCAGACCCAAGCTCCAATGGGCTCCTAAAGTATGGTAATGGGGAGCCAAAAGAGAAAAACGATGTGCAAGGAGGAGGTGCGCCCAATAATGGAGCTCCCTTCAAATCCAAAGCATCCAAGAAAAGAAATCATCGTAAGGAGAAACCTCCAAAAAAAACAGAGACTTCTGGTGGGATTAAGAACGGACATGAAGGCGATTCAGTCCCCACGGAACAGACAAAAAAGAGAGCTACTCCTCCGCGTTCTAAACCTATCAATGGCCATCCAGATTCCCCTACTCTACGAAAGTCAAATAGAAATAATCGCAAAGATGCTTCAGGAGATAATCATCCACCTAGAGATCGCCGAAATTGGAATGGATCTCGTTCTTCCAAGAGTGGACACCATGATAAATCTCAAGTACCTCGCTCTAAAGAAGTAGAAAAACATCATGAAGAAGTTATTGAGTATCATCATGAATTGTCGAGTCGAAAAACAAGTTTATCTTCTCCAACAGATTCCTCGAAACAGTCTCCCTTATTTAGAGTTGAAGAATCTTTATCTGAAAGGGTTAATGACTGGAGTTTAGAAGTTGAAATggaagatgaaaaaaagaagcgTGAAAAGGAATCCGAACGTTTAAGGCCTCGCGAATCTCATAATAATAATGCACGCCATGTGCCGCCAAAACAAATTCGTATATCTCCTCCTAGTAATAAAAATGCTGGTGGAATCATTCGGATTCCTTCAGGTGGGGTTGAAAGCAATAATTGGCGATTAAGagatgaaaaaatcaattcttctCCGGCGAAAGAAGAAAATGATCCTTATCGTCGTCAATCTCGAGTTTTGTATGATCCAAAAAATCCCAATAAGCACATTCCTGTCCGTAATAACTCAGGACATCCCAGTATGTCACGGGATCACATTCCATCCCAAGACTTTTTTCCTCCTTCTTATAACGGGGTCTCATCAATGGTCCCTCCTCATAGCATTGATGTTTCAAGATTGCCTCATCCACATGCCCCACTTAATTATCAACACCCCATACCTTATGGATTGTCTTTACGTCCTAACGGTCCTGAGTGGTATGATGTTTTCAATTCAAGAATTTATGGAAATGATAAAcatgacataaataatatatctttaattgtGCGGTGTGATTTGAGAATTTATGAGATAACTATGCATGGAAGTTGGGAACTGTTGTCTCAGTTATGGGATACTGAAGTTGCGGAGTGtcgtcaaaatattttaaaagcctTTGAAGAACTTTTAAAGTCTGACTTGGTTTTTTGTTTGAAACATAATGTTGAATTTCATATCTGGAAAATTGCTTTTTGGAATCTTACTGAAGTTCTTAAAATTCTCCTCGCTAAAGAAGAATCACAAGAACTTCGTAGTATAATCAAAAGTCGCATATCTCAACTAATTGATGAAGGTATTGAATTTTATGAACGtgctttaaaattattagatGAAACTTATGAAATAGACTTGGAGTCTTATTATGATATCTTAAAACCTAGACCTAGTGATAAGTTCCAGCGATGTGTTCTTGTAACAGCACAAAATTGTCTAATTTGTCTTGGTGATTTAGCTAGATACAAAGAGCAGGTGAATGAGTCCTGCAACTTTGGTAAAACTCGGCATTATTACATAAAAGCAACTTCGATAGAGACACGAAACGCTAAACCTTTCCACATGATGGCTGTTCTCTCAAATATGGCCAAGAGGAAACTTGATGCTATTTACTACCACATGCGATGTCTtcaatgcaaaaatgcatttcGAACGGATCAACAGAGCTTAACGgttatatttgaagaatttaagaaaaattgggAGGCTAATGAACgaaagaaaattattgataagGAAAGGAAGCTCAGAAACTctgagagagaaaaagaaggaTCTCATAATTTAATCAAAGGAACAAGATTGAGGAACGAAATATGGATTAAAAGTGAAGGAGGGCGTAGACTTCATAGGACTACTTCTGCTCGTGAATCTGAGACGATAGACGTGGAAGATATAGAACTAATGGAAATGAACTCCATGGATTTGTGTAAAAGATTTATAACTACGTTTATCTATCTATTGGggaaattatttacttatattgatATGGATTCTTTTCCGTTAGCTTTAGAAATTCTTCAGAAAGAGTTCCGAGTACTGATTTCTCGGTCACCTTTACCCATTGATGTCAAAAGTTTGGTTCAGATCATGGCTATGAACATGTTTATTATAGAacatacaaaaatgaagaatgGGGACACTCACAACTATCGTTCATCAATGCAAAACGCTGCCCTTCAACTCTCTTTTGAAATGTTTGGAATCTTAATCGAAAGatgtaatcaaatttttcaaaaaatcattcctGAGTTCCAATCTGGTGAGAGATCTTTACTTGAGGACGaagatttaagtattttattaccACCTGTCAAAGTATGGTGTGATTGGATGCTTGGTAACAATGATACTTGGTATCCTGTTGTGTCAGAAGATCCTTTCAATCAACTCGCGATTCTTGCTACGcatcttgaaaaactaaaacCCTTAATGCGACCCGTCCTGTCTTCTTTTGTTTGTGAAGATACATCGAAAGAAAATGTGCAGgcttataatttaatcaaattagagGAGGATGCTATTTTATGTGGCCTAACTCCATGGTTTAGGGGAATGGATTGGGCTTCTTACAGAAGATATTACCCCAAAGATGCTTCTTATTCTTCTAAATTAGCTCACGAAGTACGCAGATATGatgcaattaatttttgtgtcgAATTTTTGGAGGGACTGGAATCTCCTATTCTGAAGTGGTCGCTACCAGATAATGCGCATATATCTTTGGtagaaaataatgaactttCATCAGCTGTAGATAAAGTTAATGCTAAATTGTCCAATATGCTCGCGTGTCAGCAAGATATTCTGGAGGAGAGTTATAGTGAGGATGAAAGTGATGCAAAGGATGTTCTTGATTGTGACATCTCTATTCCTAATGAAGAAATTCGTGCTTTAAAACATCGAAAAGAGATTTTGGAGAGACAAAGAATGGCAGAAGAAAGAGAAATGGTGAACATGCAGAAAAAAATTCTTGCAGATCATGTTTCTGTCACTTTGGAAATTCGACCACAGTATTTAGTAGCGGATACCAATTGCTTTGTTGATCACTTAGATGGCATTAAAGCCCTAGTTGCTTCTTCTCAATATCATCTACGCGTCCCCCTTGTTGTTTTAAACGAATTAGATGGTCTATCAAAAGGAGCTCGTCCCTCCAAATATTCCAGCCAGGAGCACGCAAATATGGTTTCAGATAATGCTAGACGAGCCTTAAACTTCCTTCGGAATAGACCACGCAATACCAAATGTGTTACTTCAAGAGGGGTTGTTATTAACTATTTTGGTATAACTTCGGAAGAGGATccaaattatgaaaagaaaaacgaTGATTTGATACTGGATATTTGTCTcaatttatcttcaaataaGGAGGAAACTAAAGGGAATATGAGGATTGTATATCGAGACGTGGTTTTATTGACTGATGATCGTAATCTTAAACTCAAGGCACATATAACTGATATCCCTGTGAATAagtttattgacttttttaattgGGCAAAATGTTCCTAA
- the ND-24 gene encoding NADH dehydrogenase [ubiquinone] flavoprotein 2, mitochondrial produces the protein MLGLTQRGLQSIGKRFISGSNVLSHDAIFVHRDSPENNENIPFEFNADNKKRAGAIMSIYPEGHKKAATLPLLDLAQRQNGGWLPISAMNYVADFIDMPRMRVYEVATFYTMFIRNPVGKYHVQVCTTTPCWLRGSDEILKACKDNLGVPVGKMTQDKLFTISEVECLGACVNAPMVQINDDYYEDLTVKDMDEILNELKVGTKPARGPRSSRYAAEPFGGPTSLTEPPPGPGFGVRSDL, from the exons ATGCTGGGATTGACTCAGAGGGGGCTCCAGTCCATTGGAAAGCGATTTATATCGGGATCCAATGTTCTGAGCCATGATGCCATTTTTGTCCATAGAGATAGCCCTGAAAACAACGAAAATATTCCCTTCGAATTCAACGCTGATAATAAGAAACGGGCTGGAGCCATCATGAGCATCTACCCCGAGGGCCATAAGAAGGCAGCAACTCTTCCCCTTCTTGATCTTGCTCAA CGTCAGAACGGGGGTTGGTTGCCCATTTCTGCAATGAACTACGTTGCGGATTTCATTGACATGCCTCGTATGCGAGTGTACGAGGTAGCAACCTTTTATACCATGTTCATAAGGAATCCTGTAGGAAAATATCACGTCCAAGTCTGTACAACAACCCCTTGTTGGCTCCGTGGCTCTGACGAAATCCTTAAAGCATGCAAGGATAACTTAGGGGTTCCTGTCGGGAAAATGACTCAAGATAAGTTATTTACCATTTCTGAGGTGGAATGCCTTGGTGCTTGTGTGAATGCTCCTATGGTCCAG ATCAACGATGACTACTATGAAGACTTGACTGTCAAGGACATGGACGAAATTCTAAATGAGCTTAAAGTTGGTACAAAGCCAGCTAGAGGTCCTAGAAGCTCTAGATATGCTGCTGAACCCTTTGGTGGGCCAACATCTTTGACTGAGCCTCCCCCAGGACCTGGCTTTGGTGTTAGATCAGATTTATAA
- the U2A gene encoding U2 small nuclear ribonucleoprotein A': protein MVKLTPDLIEGSAQYINPVRDRELDLRGYKIPVIENLGATLDQFDCIDFSDNEIRQLDNFPFLPRLKTLFFNNNRIIRIGDNINESLPNLNSLILTNNSLQELADLERLAKIKSLTNLSLMSNPVISKPDYRLYLIHKLPNLRMLDFRKVKLKEREEAKAKFKSEEGKKVLKEIKKRAAKTFTPGAPLADESKKENQPHGLNPDQIRNIKAAIARATTLEEIERLNQMLRTGQIPGTYSNGSATHGKDEEMDEE from the exons ATGGTTAAGCTGACGCCGGACTTGATCGAAGGTTCCGCACAATATATTAATCCGGTTCGAGATCGTGAACTGGATCTACGCGGCTATAAAATCCcagtaattgaaaatttagGAGCCACGTTGGATCAATTTGATTGCATTGATTTTTCGGACAACGAAATTCGTCAATTGGATAACTTCCCATTCCTTCCAAGACTCAAAACCCTTTTCTTCAACAACAATCGCATcat CCGCATTGGAGATAACATCAATGAGAGTCTTCCCAATCTCAATTCCCTTATTCTCACGAATAATTCTCTTCAAGAGCTGGCGGATCTTGAAAGACTtgcaaaaatcaaaagtttgaCTAATTTATCCCTCATGTCCAATCCCGTCATATCCAAGCCTGATTATCGCCTTTACCTCATCCACAAGCTTCCTAATCTTAGAATGCTTGACTTTAGAAAAGTCAAACTAAAAGAAAGGGAAGAGGCTAAGGCCAAATTTAAGTCCGAAGAAGGCAAAAAAGTGCTTAAAGAGATCAAGAAAAGAGCCGCCAAGACCTTTACTCCGGGAGCTCCCCTTGCAGATGAATCTAAAAAGGAGAATCAACCACATGGGCTCAATCCAGATCAAATTCGTAACATTAAAGCTGCTATTGCTAGAGCAACGACGTTAGAAGAAATTGAACGCCTTAACCAAATGCTAAGAACGGGACAAATTCCCGGCACCTATAGTAATGGATCAGCAACGCATGGAAAAG ATGAAGAAATGGATGAAGAATAA